One window of Medicago truncatula cultivar Jemalong A17 chromosome 2, MtrunA17r5.0-ANR, whole genome shotgun sequence genomic DNA carries:
- the LOC25488262 gene encoding mediator of RNA polymerase II transcription subunit 18 isoform X1, whose protein sequence is MECVVQGIIETQHVEALEILLQGLCGVQRERLRIHELCLKNGPHLGPVSSEVRLLCDLEQTEPSWTVRHVGGAMRGAGADQISVLVRTMVESKVSKNVLRMFYTLGYKLDHELLRVGFSFKFNRGAQITVRVSSVNKMLKLHATDEAVPVTPGIQMVEVTAPASDENYAEVAAAVQSFCEYLAPLLHLSKPGVSTGVVPTAAAAAASLMSDGGGTPL, encoded by the exons ATGGAATGCGTGGTTCAGGGAATTATAGAGACACAG CATGTCGAGGCTCTTGAGATTCTTCTTCAAGGGCTATGCGGTGTTCAGAGAGAACGATTAAGAATCCATGAATTATGCCTCAAGAATGGTCCACATCTGG GCCCAGTATCCTCAGAAGTTCGACTTTTATGTGATCTAGAGCAAACTGAACCCTCATG GACTGTTAGACATGTAGGTGGTGCAATGAGGGGTGCTGGTGCTGACCAAATTTCAGTTCTGGTTAGGACAATGGTGGAAAGCAAAGTGAGCAAGAATGTGCTTCGTATGTTCTATACACTGGGGTATAAGTTAGACCATGAGCTGTTGAGGGTGGGgttttctttcaaattcaataGGGGGGCACAAATCACTGTGAGGGTTTCATCAGTCAATAAAATGCTGAAGCTGCATGCGACTGACGAGGCCGTGCCAGTAACACCTGGCATACAGATGGTTGAAGTAACAGCGcctgcttctgatgaaaactatGCTGAAGTTGCTGCTGCTGTGCAATCCTTTTGTGAATACCTTGCTCC GCTTCTCCATCTGTCCAAACCAGGCGTTTCAACTGGTGTTGTTCCTACAGCTGCAGCTGCTGCTGCATCTCTAATGTCTGATGGTGGCGGTACACCTCTGTAG
- the LOC25480086 gene encoding chitinase 2 — MPKIFREYIGVKPYSKSLRDFPINIINSNISEFHFILGFASEEYDDKKRGTGVFKTTWNVEFFGPEDVKRLKENNKNVKVVISFGGCDEKTPFNPAEDNIWTEKAVASLKVIILRFKDQSGRSIIDGIDINYEHILTSVDKDRCRFAECLGQVITDLKKDRDLNINVVSIAPSEQNDSHYRKLYWENKDNINLVDYKLYNQTKIVQTSEEFVKLYSKIANDYSPEKFLPGISTDPGDTEPADKIIKMPREIFIAGCKHLMQYSTLPGIFLWNAHDSVVPPSGETKPFLLEDILQSLLLVT, encoded by the coding sequence ATGCCTAAAATCTTTCGGGAATACATTGGTGTGAAGCCATACTCAAAAAGTTTACGTGATTTTCCaattaatatcatcaactcCAATATCTCAGAATTCCACTTCATTTTGGGCTTTGCAAGCGAGGAGTATGATGATAAAAAAAGAGGCACAGGAGTTTTCAAAACAACTTGGAACGTTGAATTCTTCGGTCCAGAAGATGTGAAACGGTTgaaggaaaataataaaaatgtgaaGGTGGTAATAAGCTTTGGAGGTTGTGACGAAAAAACTCCATTCAATCCTGCTGAGGATAATATATGGACGGAGAAAGCTGTGGCTTCACTCAAAGTGATCATCCTAAGATTCAAGGATCAAAGTGGCAGAAGTATAATTGATGGTATTGACATCAATTATGAGCACATCCTCACAAGTGTTGATAAAGATCGATGTCGTTTCGCGGAGTGCTTAGGGCAAGTTATAACAGATCTCAAGAAAGATAGAGATCTGAATATCAATGTTGTGTCCATTGCTCCATCCGAGCAAAATGATTCGCATTACCGCAAATTGTATTGGGAAAACAAGGACAATATTAATTTGGTTGACTACAAGTTATACAACCAAACTAAAATTGTACAAACATCTGAAGAATTTGTGAAACTTTATTCAAAGATAGCGAATGACTACTCTCCTGAAAAATTCCTTCCAGGAATTAGCACCGACCCGGGTGACACCGAGCCTGCAGATAAGATTATTAAGATGCCAAGGGAGATCTTCATTGCTGGATGCAAACATCTTATGCAATACTCCACACTCCCTGGTATTTTTCTTTGGAATGCTCATGACTCTGTGGTTCCTCCCTCTGGTGAGACCAAACCTTTCCTCCTTGAGGACATCTTGCAAAGCCTCCTCCTCGTCACATAA
- the LOC25488262 gene encoding mediator of RNA polymerase II transcription subunit 18 isoform X2, translated as MRGSGNYRDTGPVSSEVRLLCDLEQTEPSWTVRHVGGAMRGAGADQISVLVRTMVESKVSKNVLRMFYTLGYKLDHELLRVGFSFKFNRGAQITVRVSSVNKMLKLHATDEAVPVTPGIQMVEVTAPASDENYAEVAAAVQSFCEYLAPLLHLSKPGVSTGVVPTAAAAAASLMSDGGGTPL; from the exons ATGCGTGGTTCAGGGAATTATAGAGACACAG GCCCAGTATCCTCAGAAGTTCGACTTTTATGTGATCTAGAGCAAACTGAACCCTCATG GACTGTTAGACATGTAGGTGGTGCAATGAGGGGTGCTGGTGCTGACCAAATTTCAGTTCTGGTTAGGACAATGGTGGAAAGCAAAGTGAGCAAGAATGTGCTTCGTATGTTCTATACACTGGGGTATAAGTTAGACCATGAGCTGTTGAGGGTGGGgttttctttcaaattcaataGGGGGGCACAAATCACTGTGAGGGTTTCATCAGTCAATAAAATGCTGAAGCTGCATGCGACTGACGAGGCCGTGCCAGTAACACCTGGCATACAGATGGTTGAAGTAACAGCGcctgcttctgatgaaaactatGCTGAAGTTGCTGCTGCTGTGCAATCCTTTTGTGAATACCTTGCTCC GCTTCTCCATCTGTCCAAACCAGGCGTTTCAACTGGTGTTGTTCCTACAGCTGCAGCTGCTGCTGCATCTCTAATGTCTGATGGTGGCGGTACACCTCTGTAG
- the LOC25488261 gene encoding ankyrin-2, whose product MEMVSAFSVTSPSQSQAHEVHQLSCPTHQLRHPSLHLLQDKNKYLDQCVPLYKKALEGDWNASKGMIDRDIELLNAAITKDYGTLLHVAAETNHTHFVEELVKLLDSKDLELQNNKGNTTLCLAAVSGNLQIVVILREKNGCLPHIRGAKGMTPLTMAAFYGRNDIARYLYNHTREILEEEEWNALFFLCINNDLYDLALQMLQKQSTLALVRNMNNETGLHILARKPSDLSMKSTSPFLELVRCLWDILLNHGCTETHRTIINQPSKITFDATKVGNFHFVAELLRSEPDLIRDVDDKNRSIFHIAVQHCHSSIFSLIHELGSFKDSIIDLEDDERNNILHYAAKLAPPSQLNLISGAALQMTHEILWFEEVKELMSPIEIKKKNSNGKTPDEIFAEEHKELLTKAESWIESITNYCILISTLIFTGVFTATFNIPGGFNKNTGTPNYLQKQAFLIFAVSNATALISSSISMLIFLSIIISSYAEYEYFKSLPSKLLCGLIAQIISITSMMIAFSVSFFITYFHGLMSWVPYFISVFAFIPIVLFKVLVFPLWSDIIRSSYFCMSLFQPRKKMLN is encoded by the exons ATGGAGATGGTAAGTGCATTCTCAGTTACATCTCCATCACAATCGCAAGCACATGAGGTTCACCAATTATCATGCCCTACTCATCAACTTCGACACCCTTCCCTTCACCTATTACAAGATAAAA ATAAATATTTGGACCAATGTGTACCCCTATATAAAAAAGCACTAGAAGGTGATTGGAATGCATCAAAGGGCATGATAGATAGAGACATTGAACTCCTAAACGCTGCAATAACAAAGGATTATGGTACACTATTACATGTTGCAGCAGAAACAAATCATACTCATTTTGTAGAGGAGTTGGTGAAATTACTTGACTCAAAAGACTTGGAACTACAAAACAATAAAGGGAACACAACATTGTGCTTAGCTGCTGTATCTGGAAACCTacaaattgttgttattttgagagaaaaaaatggatGTCTACCACATATTCGAGGTGCGAAAGGAATGACCCCTCTTACTATGGCTGCTTTTTATGGAAGAAATGACATTGCAAGATATCTATACAACCATACTAGAGAGATATTGGAAGAGGAGGAATGGAATGCACTTTTCTTCCTTTGcatcaacaatgatttgtatg ATTTAGCTTTGCAAATGTTACAAAAACAGTCAACACTGGCATTGGTCCGAAATATGAACAATGAGACAGGCTTACATATCTTGGCTCGAAAACCTTCTGATCTTA GCATGAAGAGTACAAGTCCATTTCTGGAACTTGTTAGATGTCTTTGGGACATACTTCTCAATCATGGATGTACAGAAACACATAGAACAATCATAAATCAACCGTCAAAAATAACATTTGATGCTACAAAAGTTGGAAATTTTCACTTTGTGGCTGAGCTTTTGAGGTCTGAACCTGATTTAATAAGGGATGTGGATGACAAAAACAGAAGCATATTTCACATTGCTGTTCAACATTGTCATTCAAGCATCTTTAGTCTAATACATGAGTTAGGCTCTTTCAAAGATTCAATTATAGATCTTGAGGATGATGAAAGAAATAACATATTACATTATGCTGCAAAATTAGCACCTCCTTCTCagcttaacttaatttcaggtgcAGCTCTTCAAATGACACATGAAATACTATGGTTTGAG GAAGTTAAAGAGTTAATGTCCCCAatagaaataaagaagaaaaattctAATGGCAAAACTCCTGATGAGATATTTGCTGAGGAGCACAAAGAGCTATTAACAAAGGCAGAATCATGGATTGAGAGCATAACTAATTACTGTATCCTAATTTCAACACTGATTTTCACTGGAGTATTTACAGCAACATTTAACATACCTGGTGGCTTCAACAAAAATACAGGCACACCAAACTATTTACAAAAACAAGCATTTCTTATATTTGCAGTATCAAATGCAACTGCACTAATATCATCTTCAATTTCAATGCTGATTTTCTTGTCTATCATCATCTCAAGTTATGCTGAATATGAATATTTCAAGTCACTTCCTTCCAAGTTGCTATGTGGATTGATTGCACAAATCATCTCCATCACAAGCATGATGATTGCATTTAGTGTGTCCTTTTTCATAACATATTTTCATGGTTTGATGTCATGGGTTCCatattttatttctgtttttgcATTTATTCCTATAGTTTTATTCAAAGTTCTTGTATTTCCACTTTGGTCTGATATTATCCGATCTTCTTATTTTTGTATGTCCCTATTTcaaccaagaaaaaaaatgcttaaCTAG